One segment of Syntrophales bacterium DNA contains the following:
- the atpA gene encoding F0F1 ATP synthase subunit alpha, protein MGRIRAEEISEIISKQIKDYEKKLDVSETGTVLSVGDGIARVYGVENAMAMELLEFPGGLLGMVLNLETDNVGVAILGQDTHIKEGDIVKRTGRIAQVPVGEGLLGRVIDGTGAPIDGKGPIETTEFRRIEMIAPGVVQRQPVNEPMYTGIKAVDAMTPIGRGQRELIIGDRQIGKTAICIDAIIRQKDTGVKCIYVAIGQKKSTVAQVVEALRKNGAMDYTCVVSACASDPATLQYIAAYSGCSIGEYFRDSKQDALIIYDDLSKQAVAYRQISLLLRRPPGREAFPGDIFYNHSRLLERSARVSEDLGGGSLTALPIIETQAGDVSAYIPTNVISITDGQVYLEPDLFFSGIRPAINVGLSVSRVGGAAQVKAMKQVAGTLKLDLAQYRELAAFTQFGSDLDKATQAQLARGARLVEILKQPQYQPLLLSEQVIILYAGARGFLDKYEVGKLKEYEIQLSSFVKSKYPEIMTEIDEKKEINPELDKKMTDALTEFDSVFVTE, encoded by the coding sequence ATGGGAAGAATCAGGGCAGAAGAAATAAGCGAAATAATTTCCAAGCAGATAAAGGATTATGAGAAAAAACTTGATGTAAGCGAAACCGGGACTGTTCTGTCCGTCGGGGACGGCATTGCGCGGGTCTATGGAGTGGAGAACGCAATGGCAATGGAACTACTCGAATTTCCCGGCGGGTTATTAGGAATGGTTCTGAACCTGGAAACCGATAATGTCGGTGTTGCCATCCTCGGACAAGATACGCACATCAAAGAAGGAGACATCGTCAAGAGGACAGGCAGGATTGCTCAGGTTCCTGTAGGGGAAGGCTTATTGGGACGAGTTATTGATGGAACCGGTGCACCTATAGACGGAAAGGGACCTATTGAAACGACTGAATTTAGAAGAATAGAAATGATCGCTCCCGGCGTTGTCCAGCGTCAGCCGGTTAATGAACCGATGTATACGGGAATAAAGGCTGTTGATGCCATGACCCCTATCGGACGAGGTCAGAGGGAGCTCATCATCGGTGACAGACAGATAGGGAAGACCGCCATCTGTATCGATGCCATAATAAGGCAAAAGGATACTGGTGTTAAGTGTATCTACGTTGCCATCGGCCAAAAAAAATCAACGGTGGCTCAGGTTGTGGAAGCTTTGAGAAAAAATGGTGCGATGGATTATACCTGTGTGGTTTCAGCCTGTGCCAGTGATCCGGCTACACTGCAGTATATCGCTGCATATTCCGGATGCAGCATTGGTGAATATTTCCGCGATAGCAAACAGGATGCCCTGATTATCTACGATGATCTCTCAAAACAGGCAGTTGCCTACAGGCAGATATCTCTTCTCCTGAGAAGACCGCCCGGACGTGAGGCATTCCCGGGAGATATTTTCTATAATCACTCAAGGCTTTTGGAACGTTCTGCCAGGGTGAGCGAAGATTTGGGTGGTGGTTCCCTCACTGCTCTACCGATTATTGAGACCCAGGCAGGAGACGTTTCTGCTTATATCCCCACCAACGTCATTTCCATTACAGACGGTCAGGTCTACCTTGAGCCGGATCTATTCTTCTCCGGTATACGGCCTGCGATCAATGTGGGACTGTCGGTCTCGAGAGTGGGGGGGGCCGCCCAGGTAAAGGCCATGAAACAGGTTGCAGGAACCCTGAAGCTTGACTTGGCACAATACAGAGAGCTGGCAGCTTTCACCCAGTTTGGAAGTGATCTCGACAAGGCAACACAGGCTCAACTGGCAAGGGGGGCCAGATTGGTTGAGATATTGAAACAACCTCAGTACCAGCCATTGCTTCTGTCGGAACAGGTGATTATTCTCTATGCGGGGGCCAGAGGCTTCCTAGACAAATATGAAGTTGGAAAGTTAAAGGAATACGAAATTCAACTTTCAAGTTTTGTGAAGAGTAAGTACCCTGAAATTATGACTGAGATAGATGAGAAAAAGGAAATAAACCCGGAACTGGACAAAAAGATGACCGATGCCTTGACCGAGTTCGATTCCGTATTCGTTACCGAGTAG
- the atpH gene encoding ATP synthase F1 subunit delta: MKKLIGSGIAKRYAKAFFNIAREGDNYEKYYSELKSFSSVLEENENLKEFLANPIFDQSDKKAVIEEVLKSFDISNMTANFLKLLVDKRRIDILPDIEICYREIIDGTLKKVRAEIKTAFPLSTALSESIKNKLEELTGKAVDVTIEDDSTLLGGVVVRIGDTVYDGSIKTQLNNIRNLLGEDI; the protein is encoded by the coding sequence GTGAAAAAATTGATTGGCAGTGGTATTGCAAAGCGTTATGCAAAGGCCTTCTTTAATATAGCCAGAGAAGGAGACAACTACGAAAAGTACTACAGTGAATTGAAAAGTTTTTCGTCTGTACTTGAGGAAAACGAAAACCTGAAGGAATTTTTAGCTAATCCCATTTTTGACCAGAGCGACAAAAAGGCTGTCATCGAAGAAGTGTTAAAAAGTTTTGACATTTCAAATATGACCGCTAATTTCCTTAAGCTGCTGGTAGATAAGCGGAGGATTGATATCCTTCCCGACATTGAAATTTGTTATCGGGAAATTATTGACGGCACCCTCAAGAAGGTAAGGGCTGAAATTAAAACAGCCTTTCCTTTATCCACGGCATTATCCGAAAGTATTAAGAACAAGTTAGAAGAGCTTACCGGTAAGGCGGTCGATGTGACTATTGAGGATGATTCAACTCTTCTGGGTGGTGTTGTTGTAAGGATTGGTGATACTGTCTACGATGGAAGCATAAAGACTCAATTGAACAACATAAGGAATCTCTTGGGGGAGGATATATAG
- the atpG gene encoding ATP synthase F1 subunit gamma, translating to MAALRDIKRKIVAVDKTRQITKAMNAVAASKFKFAQLKMDNFRPYASKFMETLNSLALRVDSTSHPLLAVREPKRIKIICMTSDRGLCGGFNTNIIRATERFVKEKVDEGKEVSLITVGKKGRDSLRRKLNVVAEHTDVSGKFDMSLSVKIGEDVIPSFIAEEYDELYLIFNEFFNVTIQRPMVVRLLPLPSVGKEMEVEPEKKVDYIYEPSEEILIDQLLPMYLRVLIYRALLETSAGENGARMAAMDNATNNCDEMIDTLTLRFNKARQAAITAELMDIVGGTEALAAG from the coding sequence ATGGCCGCATTAAGAGATATTAAAAGAAAGATTGTGGCGGTTGACAAAACCAGACAGATAACAAAGGCCATGAATGCCGTAGCTGCCTCAAAATTTAAGTTTGCTCAACTGAAAATGGACAATTTCAGACCCTATGCAAGCAAGTTTATGGAGACACTCAACAGTCTTGCTCTCCGGGTAGATTCTACCTCTCATCCGCTTCTGGCAGTACGAGAGCCGAAAAGAATCAAAATAATCTGCATGACATCGGACAGAGGCCTCTGTGGGGGGTTTAATACAAATATAATCAGGGCCACAGAGAGATTTGTCAAAGAAAAAGTGGATGAAGGCAAAGAAGTTTCGTTAATCACCGTCGGTAAAAAGGGGAGAGATTCCCTCAGGAGAAAGTTAAATGTTGTAGCCGAACACACGGATGTGTCCGGAAAATTTGACATGAGTCTCTCCGTCAAAATCGGGGAAGATGTCATCCCCTCTTTTATCGCCGAAGAATATGATGAATTATATCTGATCTTCAACGAATTTTTTAATGTAACTATCCAGAGACCGATGGTTGTGAGGTTGCTTCCCCTACCATCTGTAGGTAAAGAGATGGAAGTAGAACCCGAAAAAAAGGTTGATTATATCTATGAACCGTCCGAAGAAATTTTGATAGACCAGCTTCTTCCGATGTATCTTAGGGTTCTTATTTACAGGGCGCTTTTAGAAACGTCAGCCGGAGAGAACGGCGCACGGATGGCAGCTATGGACAATGCTACCAATAACTGTGATGAAATGATCGACACTCTTACGCTGAGATTCAACAAGGCAAGGCAGGCGGCTATTACCGCTGAGTTGATGGATATTGTAGGGGGTACGGAAGCGCTGGCAGCCGGATAA